Proteins from one Asterias rubens chromosome 21, eAstRub1.3, whole genome shotgun sequence genomic window:
- the LOC117304490 gene encoding G-protein coupled receptor 52-like — translation MDGNGSNLSSFTQNQETAFTDCEDAFCIFTFVLYFLTIALIMVLNPVCLVVLRHVRGIQETTKLFMMSLTLSDLCAGIFFGIPHLYYFISTSWIVSDSFCKISPYLVTALVTVNALSMVSLTIDRFLAIAYPLHYPRLMTLKRSKVMIALLWSLTIILHSALYCLPSSQSETVKEKHAILCATHNMTQFFTSSIAGVSLGTILILYAYILKVARRQARLIAAQNILGNIEGRQNIPGSISTKSATTVIIITGTACLCWIPGIITSSLASQDFKVSLSVQIITTTLYSSNCWLNCIIYYWRNREFKQALHNLRSSCCH, via the coding sequence ATGGATGGAAACGGATCAAATTTATCATCATTTACTCAAAACCAAGAGACAGCTTTCACCGATTGTGAAGACGCGTTCTGCATTTTTACATTTGTTCTTTACTTCCTTACAATAGCTCTGATCATGGTTCTGAATCCAGTGTGCCTCGTGGTTTTACGTCATGTCAGAGGCATCCAAGAGACAACTAAACTGTTCATGATGTCCCTCACACTGTCTGATCTCTGCGCCGGGATTTTCTTTGGAATTCCTcatttgtattatttcatatccaCTTCATGGATAGTAAGTGATTCTTTCTGTAAGATCTCACCATATTTAGTGACAGCATTGGTCACAGTAAATGCGTTATCAATGGTTTCATTGACAATTGATCGATTCTTAGCCATCGCCTACCCACTGCATTATCCGAGGCTGATGACActaaaaaggtcaaaggtcatgatcGCACTGCTTTGGAGTTTGACCATAATACTCCACTCTGCCTTGTATTGCCTTCCAAGTTCACAGTCTGAAACAGTGAAGGAAAAACATGCAATTCTTTGTGCGACCCATAATATGACTCAGTTTTTTACCTCTTCAATTGCTGGAGTATCACTAGGAACAATCTTGATACTTTATGCGTACATTCTGAAAGTTGCTCGACGTCAAGCACGACTCATCGCCGCTCAGAATATCCTCGGTAACATTGAAGGGAGACAGAATATTCCAGGGTCAATCAGTACAAAGTCTGCTACCACTGTCATCATTATAACAGGCACTGCTTGCCTCTGCTGGATACCTGGAATTATCACATCATCATTGGCGTCGCAAGATTTCAAAGTATCCTTAAGTGTTCAGATAATTACCACTACTCTATACAGCAGCAACTGTTGGTTGAATTGCATCATCTACTACTGGAGGAACAGGGAGTTTAAGCAAGCACTGCACAATCTTAGATCATCATGTTGTCACTGA
- the LOC117304563 gene encoding zinc finger protein 239-like yields MAQSEEKPYVCLTCNKDFARKAYLRDHLRTHSNERPFSCDICDKAFKCRSNLHIHRRRHTCEKSFFCKYCNKAFLQKYNLQRHVLIHANNKTYKCDICGSNFLRKSGLRYHRRTHTNDKPNVCETCGMSFTHESNLRRHQSVHTTEKPFTCNICNKTFSRGENLKLHLNYVHTNDKVYRCKICQKGFSRKYSLKVHERVHTKERPYTCDLCGEGFTCLSNLKRHQLVHTKGKRQDCDVCGRIFFRDDSFKRHRMLHIMPVKKHACPICKKCFSQPGHVRDHQSVHTNDKPFTCEICGGHFAHKSTLKNHQRVHTGEKPHICDVCGNAFVNRSNLRTHLRKIHSVPKELMQSHLSVNTQM; encoded by the coding sequence ATGGCTCAGAGCGAAGAAAAACCCTATGTTTGTCTGACATGTAACAAAGATTTCGCCCGGAAAGCATATCTGAGAGATCACCTCAGGACACATTCAAACGAGCGGCCATTTTCTTGCGACATTTGTGACAAAGCTTTTAAATGTCGGAGTAACCTCCACATCCACAGACGGAGACACACTTGTGAGAAATCATTCTTTTGTAAATACTGCAACAAGGCCTTCTTACAAAAATATAATCTTCAACGCCATGTTTTGATCCATGccaacaacaaaacatacaaGTGTGACATTTGTGGGAGCAACTTCCTACGAAAAAGTGGCCTGCGGTATCATCGACGGACTCACACCAACGACAAACCCAATGTTTGCGAAACTTGCGGCATGTCCTTCACCCATGAGAGCAACTTGAGAAGGCATCAGAGTGTTCACACAACAGAAAAACCTTTCACTTGTAACATCTGCAACAAGACATTTTCACGAGGAGAAAATCTGAAACTCCATCTCAACTACGTGCACACCAACGATAAAGTCTACCGCTGTAAAATATGTCAAAAGGGATTCAGTCGGAAATACAGCCTGAAAGTACATGAGAGAGTTCACACAAAAGAGAGACCTTACACTTGTGATCTGTGTGGTGAAGGGTTCACATGCTTGAGTAATCTGAAAAGACACCAACTAGTCCACACAAAGGGTAAACGGCAAGACTGCGACGTTTGTGGCCGGATCTTTTTTCGAGATGACAGTTTCAAACGCCACCGGATGCTCCACATCATGCCAGTGAAAAAGCATGCCTGCCCGATATGCAAGAAGTGCTTCTCCCAGCCCGGCCATGTCAGAGATCACCAGAGTGTCCACACCAATGACAAACCTTTCACTTGTGAGATTTGTGGCGGCCATTTCGCACATAAGAGTACCCTAAAGAACCACCAACGGGTCCACACCGGGGAAAAGCCACATATTTGCGACGTTTGTGGTAACGCCTTTGTGAATCGAAGCAATCTTAGAACGCACTTGAGAAAAATACACTCTGTTCCAAAGGAACTCATGCAGAGCCATCTTTCAGTCAACACACAAATGTAG
- the LOC117304815 gene encoding ubiquitin-conjugating enzyme E2 W-like, translated as MATPWPMQKRLQNELLQLQRDPPVGISVNPKTASNTLTSWSVDVTGAPGSLYEGENFQLQFTFGKRYPFDSPEVIFTGGNIPVHPHVYSNGHICLSILTEDWSPALSVQAVCLSIVSMLSSCTVKKRPPDNTFYVRTCSKSPKKTKWWYHDDKV; from the exons ATGGCGACTCCTTGGCCAATGCAG aaacgTCTTCAGAATGAGTTACTTCAATTGCAGAGAGACCCCCCAGTAGGCATCAGTGTGAATCCCAAGACAGCGTCTAATACTCTTACATC ATGGAGCGTTGATGTAACGGGTGCTCCTGGATCATTGTACGAAGGAGAGAATTTTCAACTACAGTTCACTTTTGGGAAAAGATACCCCTTCGATTCCCCTGAG GTAATATTTACGGGTGGTAACATTCCGGTTCACCCGCATGTCTACAGCAATGGGCACATATGTTTATCCATCCTAACCGAAGACTGGTCCCCTGCTTTGTCCGTGCAGGCAGTCTGCCTAAGTATAGTAAGCATGTTGAGCAGTTGCACCGTAAAG aAACGCCCCCCAGACAACACATTTTATGTCAGAACGTGCAGTAAAAGtcccaagaaaacaaaatggtggtaTCATG ATGACAAAGTTTGA